In the genome of Ignavibacteriales bacterium, one region contains:
- the lexA gene encoding transcriptional repressor LexA: MKKELTEVQSKILDYLIDQKVSKGMPPTLAEIAIKFGYKNRATAQQHLQAIERKGYIKKSPKISRGIELNLEDKFFIPRPVLGEVAAGNPLTIYPDAIDTIELPTIARMPKDSFLLRVKGDSLKDAYIFSGDIVIVNPNLEAKDGQIVVAILDDAAVVKRFYKKKNEIELVSENPEYKPIVIDKKYASFKVVGTVVGVYRSMGKKAG, from the coding sequence ATGAAAAAAGAACTGACAGAAGTTCAAAGTAAAATCCTTGATTATCTTATCGATCAGAAAGTATCGAAAGGTATGCCGCCTACACTTGCAGAGATTGCTATAAAGTTCGGCTATAAAAACCGTGCAACGGCTCAGCAGCATTTGCAGGCAATAGAAAGAAAAGGATACATAAAAAAGAGTCCTAAAATATCGAGAGGTATTGAACTTAACTTAGAAGATAAGTTTTTCATTCCCCGTCCTGTCCTTGGTGAAGTTGCGGCGGGCAATCCGCTTACAATTTATCCGGACGCAATTGATACTATCGAACTGCCGACCATTGCAAGGATGCCCAAAGATTCTTTCCTGTTAAGAGTTAAAGGCGACAGCTTAAAAGATGCATACATTTTCAGCGGAGATATTGTTATTGTTAATCCAAATCTTGAAGCAAAGGACGGGCAGATTGTAGTTGCAATACTTGATGATGCCGCGGTAGTGAAAAGATTTTATAAAAAGAAAAATGAAATAGAATTAGTTTCAGAAAATCCTGAATACAAACCGATTGTAATTGATAAGAAGTATGCGTCATTCAAAGTAGTAGGTACTGTTGTAGGTGTTTACAGGAGTATGGGAAAAAAGGCAGGGTGA
- a CDS encoding DNA polymerase III subunit alpha encodes MFPLHMHSSYSLLEGVITIDEILSKAVEYGLKSVALTDTNGMYGLVSFYKKAMEKKIKPILGAYIDQPEADSHPEFISGSKDVKKNYKGSLSQVQHDLQSVCNDTSGSTKRIYAIFLAKNFNGYSDICRIITARKLKENFSLFEVLQDEMPDVFILTSSIELLRNIPNYKNIFAELIITKKNRLKARSLYDFAVEKKIRYVISNPVYFSEPEDCQLHKVVTAIKNRSTVDNLSDDDIVDEEFYFKHPATFSHLKDKLPEAFANMEFIAEHCNVDLGLGKHKIPSFPGTTKQSAYSLLVDETYEGLERRYGKTDESVKHRLNEELHVINELGLSDYFLVVYDIYQEAKRRKMMTLTRGSAANSLVCYCLGLTEVDPVKYDFYFTRFLNKSRSSLPDVDIDFSWKERDEIVQYIFNKYGYSKVAFISTHVTMKARSAFRETAKVYGFSDREISKLSKFIPWTDARNLPDISQRFPEARSLNFKNEPWKSIINIASRLANFPRHLSIHPGGIVISPSAITTFTALEYAKNKGVGLIITQPDMYGVEDLGLVKIDLLSQRSLGVLRDTIQQVGESSYFLSAEKHLYN; translated from the coding sequence ATGTTCCCTCTTCACATGCATTCAAGTTATTCACTGCTCGAAGGTGTCATCACAATTGATGAGATACTAAGTAAAGCAGTTGAGTACGGATTAAAATCCGTTGCGCTTACAGATACGAACGGAATGTATGGACTGGTTTCTTTCTATAAAAAAGCAATGGAGAAAAAAATAAAGCCAATACTTGGCGCTTATATCGATCAGCCGGAGGCAGATAGTCATCCTGAATTTATTTCAGGATCAAAGGATGTAAAAAAAAACTATAAAGGCAGCCTGAGCCAGGTTCAGCATGACCTTCAATCAGTTTGTAATGACACTTCAGGTAGCACAAAAAGAATTTACGCTATCTTTCTCGCAAAAAATTTTAACGGTTATTCAGATATATGCAGAATTATAACTGCAAGAAAGCTGAAGGAAAATTTTTCTTTGTTCGAAGTTCTGCAGGATGAAATGCCTGATGTTTTTATCCTGACAAGTTCAATCGAACTTTTGCGGAACATTCCAAACTATAAAAATATTTTCGCTGAACTCATCATAACAAAAAAGAACAGGCTTAAAGCAAGGAGTCTGTATGACTTTGCAGTAGAAAAAAAAATCAGGTATGTGATCTCAAACCCTGTTTACTTTTCTGAACCAGAAGATTGCCAGCTTCATAAAGTTGTTACAGCAATAAAAAACAGAAGCACCGTTGATAACCTTTCTGATGATGACATTGTTGATGAAGAATTTTATTTCAAACATCCGGCAACATTCAGTCATCTTAAAGATAAACTGCCCGAAGCTTTTGCGAATATGGAATTTATAGCCGAACACTGCAATGTGGATCTTGGTCTTGGTAAACATAAAATCCCATCCTTCCCTGGTACTACAAAACAGTCTGCTTATTCGCTGCTGGTGGACGAGACTTATGAAGGGCTTGAAAGAAGATACGGGAAAACAGATGAGAGCGTTAAACACAGGCTAAATGAAGAACTGCATGTTATAAATGAGCTGGGACTTTCTGATTACTTTCTTGTCGTTTATGATATTTACCAGGAAGCAAAAAGAAGAAAGATGATGACGCTTACCAGGGGTTCGGCGGCGAACAGCCTTGTATGTTACTGCCTTGGTTTAACCGAAGTCGATCCGGTTAAGTATGATTTTTATTTTACAAGATTTCTTAACAAGAGCCGTTCCTCATTGCCTGATGTTGATATTGATTTTAGCTGGAAGGAACGTGATGAAATTGTTCAGTACATTTTTAATAAGTACGGCTACAGTAAAGTAGCATTCATATCAACTCATGTTACAATGAAAGCACGTTCTGCTTTCAGGGAAACAGCAAAAGTATATGGCTTTTCTGACAGGGAAATTTCGAAGTTAAGCAAGTTCATCCCATGGACTGATGCAAGAAACCTGCCTGATATTTCGCAGCGATTTCCTGAGGCACGTTCGCTTAATTTTAAAAATGAACCCTGGAAAAGTATAATTAACATTGCATCACGGCTTGCAAATTTTCCGCGTCATCTCAGTATTCATCCCGGCGGAATAGTTATCTCGCCATCGGCGATTACAACTTTTACTGCGCTTGAGTATGCTAAGAATAAAGGTGTCGGTTTAATAATAACCCAGCCTGATATGTACGGAGTTGAAGATCTTGGACTTGTAAAAATTGACCTGCTTAGTCAAAGATCATTAGGTGTGCTGAGAGATACAATTCAGCAGGTAGGGGAGAGCAGTTATTTTCTTTCAGCAGAAAAGCATCTTTATAATTAG
- a CDS encoding nucleotidyl transferase AbiEii/AbiGii toxin family protein, which produces MRLLQDLEILEIEVLELLNSIRVLDSLYFGGGTMLRLCHNLNRYSTDLDFWLDSKSDPKKIYSSCRILLNDYYILTDSANKKNTILFEVKSSRINRSLKIEIRKEQTDFEWERKIAFSRFTNKQVQLKALTLNQMMKNKIEALTSRKLIRDAFDIEFLLMRGIILPADKEKLSSSLNVINNFKEPEYKVTLGSILDEKERKYYLANKFSFLKEELTKELKALS; this is translated from the coding sequence ATGCGTCTCTTACAAGATTTAGAAATACTCGAAATTGAAGTACTTGAATTGTTAAACAGTATAAGAGTGCTTGACTCACTTTACTTCGGAGGAGGCACGATGCTTCGCCTTTGTCATAACCTTAACAGGTATTCAACTGATCTCGATTTCTGGCTGGATTCTAAAAGTGATCCTAAGAAGATATATAGTTCCTGCAGAATATTATTGAATGATTATTACATCCTGACTGATTCAGCTAACAAAAAGAATACTATCCTTTTTGAAGTTAAATCTTCACGCATAAACCGAAGTCTGAAAATTGAAATCAGGAAAGAACAAACTGACTTTGAGTGGGAACGCAAAATAGCTTTCTCAAGATTTACAAATAAACAGGTTCAGTTAAAAGCATTAACACTTAACCAAATGATGAAAAATAAAATTGAAGCTCTCACATCCCGAAAACTAATCCGTGATGCATTCGATATTGAGTTTTTGCTTATGCGCGGCATAATCCTGCCAGCCGATAAAGAAAAATTATCTTCTTCATTAAATGTTATAAATAATTTCAAAGAACCGGAGTACAAAGTAACTCTTGGTTCGATCCTTGATGAAAAAGAAAGAAAGTATTACCTGGCAAATAAATTTTCTTTTCTCAAAGAAGAATTAACTAAAGAACTAAAAGCACTAAGCTGA